One stretch of Clavibacter michiganensis DNA includes these proteins:
- a CDS encoding glycosyltransferase — MSGVPPRVVAVVVAWNRRDLVVETLRALRAQTVPLHDVVVIDNASTDGSADVIRERFPEVALTTLPTNTGGAGGFTVGIERALTVHDAELVWLMDDDTVPDPPALEELLRARAAAPRGTVVLASAVRWTDGRPHPMNTPRTRPSASRASVARAAQRGCTPVRTASFVSMMIEADAIRAHGLPMADYFLWNDDFEYSARLLRRGRGYLVHGSTVEHRTRTFGSTDVDPGARFVFEVRNKIWMLLRSRALSPVERVLYTGAALVNWTRTIRRSRDRRLLLRGLADGVRQGLGRPPRPAHEVLGGLGEITAGIRRLEETAGR; from the coding sequence ATGAGCGGGGTGCCGCCGCGCGTCGTCGCGGTCGTGGTCGCGTGGAACCGCCGTGACCTCGTGGTCGAGACCCTGCGAGCGCTCCGCGCCCAGACCGTGCCGCTGCACGACGTGGTCGTCATCGACAACGCCTCGACGGACGGGTCGGCCGACGTCATCCGCGAGCGCTTCCCGGAGGTCGCGCTCACGACGCTGCCGACGAACACCGGTGGCGCGGGAGGGTTCACCGTGGGCATCGAGCGCGCGCTCACGGTGCACGACGCCGAGCTCGTCTGGCTCATGGACGACGACACCGTCCCGGATCCCCCCGCGCTCGAGGAGCTGCTGCGGGCGCGCGCCGCGGCACCGCGCGGCACCGTCGTGCTCGCGTCCGCCGTGCGCTGGACGGACGGGCGCCCGCACCCCATGAACACCCCGCGCACCCGTCCCTCGGCGAGCCGCGCCAGCGTCGCGCGCGCCGCCCAGCGCGGCTGCACGCCCGTCCGCACCGCGTCCTTCGTGTCGATGATGATCGAGGCCGACGCCATCCGCGCCCACGGGCTCCCGATGGCCGACTACTTCCTCTGGAACGACGACTTCGAGTACTCGGCGCGGCTGCTGCGGCGCGGCCGCGGGTACCTGGTGCACGGCAGCACGGTCGAGCACCGCACGCGCACGTTCGGGTCGACCGACGTGGATCCGGGAGCCCGCTTCGTCTTCGAGGTGCGGAACAAGATCTGGATGCTGCTGCGCTCCCGGGCGCTGTCGCCCGTCGAGCGGGTGCTCTACACGGGCGCCGCGCTCGTCAACTGGACCCGGACCATCCGGCGCTCCCGCGACCGGCGCCTGCTCCTGCGCGGCCTCGCCGACGGCGTCCGCCAGGGGCTCGGCCGTCCTCCGCGACCGGCGCACGAGGTCCTCGGCGGCCTCGGCGAGATCACCGCGGGGATCCGGCGCCTCGAGGAGACCGCCGGCCGCTGA
- a CDS encoding glycosyltransferase, which translates to MTAERLPTPAPLVSFILPVYNEEGSIELFSRTLTEALESADLGMRFEFVYVNDGSADTSLERLHALAAADDRVQVIDFSRNFGHQIAVTAGIDHASGDAAVIMDTDLQDPPRVAVELIRRWQDGFNVVYAQRRTRKDTLFKKATAGAFYRTLALVAEIDIPRDTGDFRLIDRKVIDAVKRFPERNRFLRGMVSYVGFRQTNVQFDRDERHSGVTGYPLRKMIKFAADGILGFSTFPLKLIQLVGLVVSALSALAVVYVLVSRAIDPSSVVPGWTFTVIAILFVGGVQIIMLSVLGSYLGRVYAEVQNRPLYLVASHVGRPADPADGTVQTASSEVPYRRD; encoded by the coding sequence GTGACCGCAGAACGCCTCCCCACGCCCGCGCCCCTCGTGAGCTTCATCCTCCCCGTCTACAACGAGGAGGGCAGCATCGAGCTGTTCTCCCGCACGCTGACGGAGGCGCTGGAGTCGGCCGACCTCGGGATGCGCTTCGAGTTCGTGTACGTCAACGACGGGTCGGCGGACACCTCGCTCGAGCGGCTGCACGCCCTCGCGGCCGCCGACGACCGCGTCCAGGTGATCGACTTCTCCCGGAACTTCGGCCACCAGATCGCCGTCACGGCCGGCATCGACCACGCCTCGGGCGACGCGGCCGTCATCATGGACACCGACCTGCAGGATCCGCCCCGGGTCGCGGTCGAGCTCATCCGCCGCTGGCAGGACGGCTTCAACGTCGTCTACGCCCAGCGCCGGACCCGCAAGGACACCCTCTTCAAGAAGGCGACGGCGGGCGCGTTCTACCGCACCCTGGCGCTCGTGGCCGAGATCGACATCCCCCGCGACACCGGGGACTTCCGGCTGATCGACCGCAAGGTCATCGACGCCGTGAAGCGCTTCCCGGAGCGCAACCGCTTCCTGCGCGGCATGGTCTCCTACGTCGGGTTCCGGCAGACGAACGTCCAGTTCGACCGGGACGAGCGGCACTCGGGCGTCACGGGCTACCCGCTGCGGAAGATGATCAAGTTCGCGGCCGACGGCATCCTCGGCTTCTCGACGTTCCCGCTGAAGCTCATCCAGCTCGTCGGCCTCGTCGTGTCGGCGCTCAGCGCGCTGGCCGTCGTGTACGTGCTCGTCAGCCGCGCCATCGACCCGTCGAGCGTCGTGCCCGGATGGACGTTCACCGTCATCGCAATCCTGTTCGTGGGCGGCGTGCAGATCATCATGCTCAGCGTGCTCGGGAGCTACCTCGGGCGGGTGTACGCCGAGGTGCAGAACCGGCCGCTCTACCTGGTCGCGTCGCACGTCGGCCGGCCCGCCGATCCCGCGGACGGCACGGTGCAGACGGCGTCGTCCGAGGTGCCCTACCGACGCGACTGA
- a CDS encoding glycosyltransferase, giving the protein MPTEAFSLLLPVYRGDRPEFLRRAFRSSVDDQTLRPDEVVVVRDGPVSAELARTMAELAEASPVPVVTVELARNMGLAYALERGLEACAHDVVARMDADDISLPERFARQLALISGGLDLVGTGMYEFADEVGTIAGRRTPPVGADAISRYARFHDPFNHPTVVYRRQAVKRAGGYLPLGLMEDYYLFARMIQSGARVENLPDPLVMYRVSAGAYARRGGVAQLVAELRLQREFRRRRFTSLSQALRNVLVRGSYRLIPEAVRRGLYRRLITRDRTVPRARA; this is encoded by the coding sequence ATGCCCACCGAGGCCTTCTCGCTCCTCCTCCCGGTGTACCGCGGCGACCGTCCCGAGTTCCTCCGCCGGGCGTTCCGCAGCAGCGTCGACGACCAGACGCTCCGCCCGGACGAGGTCGTCGTCGTCCGCGACGGCCCGGTGTCCGCCGAGCTCGCGCGCACCATGGCCGAGCTCGCGGAGGCGTCGCCCGTCCCCGTCGTGACCGTCGAGCTCGCGCGCAACATGGGACTCGCCTACGCGCTCGAGCGCGGGCTGGAGGCCTGCGCGCATGACGTCGTGGCCCGCATGGACGCCGACGACATCAGCCTCCCCGAGCGCTTCGCCCGCCAGCTCGCGCTCATCTCGGGCGGGCTCGACCTGGTCGGCACCGGGATGTACGAGTTCGCGGACGAGGTCGGCACCATCGCCGGGCGCCGCACCCCGCCGGTCGGCGCCGACGCCATCTCCCGCTACGCGCGCTTCCACGACCCGTTCAACCACCCCACCGTCGTGTACCGGCGCCAGGCGGTGAAGCGCGCGGGCGGCTACCTCCCGCTCGGGCTGATGGAGGACTACTACCTCTTCGCGCGCATGATCCAGTCGGGCGCCCGCGTGGAGAACCTCCCGGATCCGCTCGTCATGTACCGCGTGAGCGCGGGCGCCTACGCCCGTCGCGGCGGCGTCGCGCAGCTCGTCGCCGAGCTCCGGCTGCAGCGGGAGTTCCGCCGTCGCCGCTTCACCTCGCTCTCGCAGGCCCTGCGCAACGTGCTGGTCCGCGGCAGCTACCGCCTCATCCCCGAGGCCGTCCGCCGCGGGCTGTACCGGCGCCTGATCACGCGCGACCGGACGGTCCCGCGGGCCCGCGCCTGA
- the glf gene encoding UDP-galactopyranose mutase, with translation MSPDLVVVGSGFFGLTIAERVAEELGLKVLVIDRRDHIGGNAYSEKDPETGIEVHRYGAHLFHTSNETVWEYVNRFTDFTPYVHRVYTEHEGEVFPLPINLGTINQFFRSAHGPQAARDLIAEQASELDAGEAKNLEEKGISLIGRPLYEAFIRDYTAKQWQTDPTDLPAEVISRLPVRYTYDNRYFNDTHEGLPVEGYTAWLERMADHPNIEVRLETDFFDETQEVNRASVVGKVPVVYTGAIDRYFDYSEGALSWRTLDFEREVLPVGDFQGTPVMNYADSDVPFTRIHEFRHFHPERDAPADKTVIMREYSRFAEGDDEPYYPVNTAADREGLLKYRELAKQEEGVFFGGRLGTYQYLDMHMAIGAALSMYENKLKPVLAKDAS, from the coding sequence ATGAGCCCTGATCTCGTAGTGGTCGGGTCCGGTTTCTTCGGACTCACGATCGCGGAGCGCGTCGCCGAGGAGCTGGGCCTCAAGGTCCTCGTCATCGACCGCCGCGACCACATCGGCGGCAACGCGTACAGCGAGAAGGACCCGGAGACCGGCATCGAGGTGCACCGCTACGGCGCGCACCTGTTCCACACGTCGAACGAGACGGTGTGGGAGTACGTCAACCGCTTCACGGACTTCACGCCCTACGTGCACCGCGTCTACACGGAGCACGAGGGGGAGGTCTTCCCGCTGCCGATCAACCTCGGCACCATCAACCAGTTCTTCCGCTCCGCGCACGGCCCCCAGGCCGCGCGCGACCTCATCGCCGAGCAGGCCTCCGAGCTCGACGCCGGCGAGGCGAAGAACCTCGAGGAGAAGGGCATCTCCCTCATCGGGCGCCCGCTCTACGAGGCGTTCATCCGCGACTACACCGCGAAGCAGTGGCAGACGGATCCCACGGACCTGCCCGCCGAGGTCATCAGCCGCCTGCCCGTGCGCTACACGTACGACAACCGCTACTTCAACGACACCCACGAGGGCCTGCCTGTCGAGGGCTACACCGCGTGGCTCGAGCGCATGGCCGACCACCCGAACATCGAGGTCCGCCTCGAGACCGACTTCTTCGACGAGACCCAGGAGGTCAACCGGGCCTCCGTCGTGGGGAAGGTGCCCGTCGTCTACACCGGCGCCATCGACCGCTACTTCGACTACTCGGAGGGCGCCCTGTCGTGGCGCACGCTCGACTTCGAGCGCGAGGTGCTCCCGGTCGGCGACTTCCAGGGCACGCCCGTCATGAACTACGCCGACTCCGACGTGCCGTTCACGCGCATCCACGAGTTCCGGCACTTCCACCCGGAGCGCGACGCCCCGGCGGACAAGACGGTCATCATGCGCGAGTACTCGCGCTTCGCCGAGGGCGACGACGAGCCGTACTACCCCGTCAACACCGCGGCCGACCGCGAGGGCCTGCTCAAGTACCGCGAGCTCGCCAAGCAGGAGGAGGGCGTCTTCTTCGGCGGCCGCCTCGGGACGTACCAGTACCTCGACATGCACATGGCCATCGGCGCGGCGCTCTCGATGTACGAGAACAAGCTCAAGCCCGTCCTCGCGAAGGACGCCTCCTGA
- a CDS encoding glycosyltransferase, with the protein MAAADEGAPVELDLIQRVILPSEHDPDIVPLYVDADYWTSIPVAPEKRRRSPLRVVDADTHNAVVRLSDMGIISAIRGDRGFQVPHRRKVSFGTYFNAFPASYWRASTTLDGVVLEVETSGEGQVIVYRSNARGVIQKVDGAAVSGSTTSRFELPFTFFADGGWYWFDLMGEEADFALVEAGWYAPAGTAPTTGAAGSVSIAITTLNRAEYCVKLLTDIGEKPDVAALLDHVYVTDQGTQKVADQPAFPRAQELLGEKLRVIDQANLGGSGGFSRGMYETLKEGASDYVLVMDDDITLEPESIRRAVKFADYARTPTIVGGHMFDMYDKSKLHAYAEGFDMWNFMWGPVTPTRHDFSASNLRQTRWMHRRVDAEYNGWWMCLIPVSTIKQVGLSLPVFIKWDDAEYALRAKEVGVPTVTLPGAAVWHVSWVDKDDSQDWQAFFHARNRLIAALLHSPYERGGRFLTANLATDVRHLVSMQYFALAARHEAYRNILRGPRGLHEDMVTRLARTRELAQGFTDGVPIKDRAALPEIVAPDKPQRRRGGGAPAGIARVLWLARTVARHAFAPLSPAASRGPEAHLSFEDARWWVVPSFDSVLVSNAEGSAALLHRRDPALFRRMLWTSIVLRWRILARWPQLKAAYRAALPTVTSPETWARTFGVDQPTAPRRKR; encoded by the coding sequence ATGGCCGCCGCCGACGAGGGCGCTCCCGTGGAGCTCGACCTGATCCAGCGCGTCATCCTGCCGTCCGAGCACGACCCGGACATCGTCCCGCTGTACGTGGACGCCGACTACTGGACGAGCATCCCGGTCGCGCCCGAGAAGCGCCGGCGCTCGCCGCTGCGCGTGGTCGACGCGGACACGCACAACGCCGTCGTCCGCCTGAGCGACATGGGCATCATCAGCGCCATCCGCGGCGACCGCGGCTTCCAGGTGCCCCATCGCCGGAAAGTGTCGTTCGGCACCTACTTCAACGCGTTCCCCGCCTCCTACTGGCGCGCGAGCACCACGCTCGACGGCGTGGTGCTCGAGGTGGAGACCAGCGGCGAGGGCCAGGTCATCGTCTACCGCTCGAACGCGCGCGGCGTGATCCAGAAGGTCGACGGCGCCGCGGTGTCCGGATCCACCACCTCCCGCTTCGAGCTCCCGTTCACGTTCTTCGCGGACGGCGGCTGGTACTGGTTCGATCTGATGGGCGAGGAGGCCGACTTCGCGCTCGTCGAGGCCGGTTGGTACGCGCCAGCCGGCACCGCCCCCACCACGGGTGCCGCGGGATCCGTCAGCATCGCCATCACCACGCTCAACCGCGCCGAGTACTGCGTGAAGCTCCTCACCGACATCGGCGAGAAGCCCGACGTGGCGGCGCTCCTCGACCACGTGTACGTCACCGACCAGGGCACGCAGAAGGTCGCGGACCAGCCTGCGTTCCCGCGGGCGCAGGAGCTGCTCGGCGAGAAGCTCCGCGTCATCGACCAGGCCAACCTCGGCGGATCCGGCGGCTTCTCCCGCGGCATGTACGAGACGCTCAAGGAGGGCGCGAGCGACTACGTCCTCGTCATGGACGACGACATCACGCTCGAGCCCGAGAGCATCCGCCGCGCCGTGAAGTTCGCGGACTACGCGCGGACGCCCACCATCGTCGGCGGCCACATGTTCGACATGTACGACAAGAGCAAGCTCCACGCGTACGCCGAGGGCTTCGACATGTGGAACTTCATGTGGGGTCCCGTCACGCCCACGCGCCACGACTTCAGCGCGTCGAACCTGCGCCAGACCCGGTGGATGCACCGCCGCGTCGACGCCGAGTACAACGGCTGGTGGATGTGCCTCATCCCCGTCTCCACGATCAAGCAGGTCGGCCTGTCGCTGCCCGTGTTCATCAAGTGGGACGACGCCGAGTACGCGCTGCGGGCGAAGGAGGTCGGCGTGCCGACCGTCACGCTCCCGGGAGCCGCGGTGTGGCACGTGTCGTGGGTCGACAAGGACGACTCGCAGGACTGGCAGGCGTTCTTCCACGCGCGCAACCGCCTCATCGCGGCGCTGCTGCACTCGCCCTACGAGCGCGGGGGCCGGTTCCTCACGGCCAACCTCGCCACGGACGTCCGGCATCTGGTGTCCATGCAGTACTTCGCGCTCGCCGCGCGCCACGAGGCGTACCGGAACATCCTCCGCGGGCCGCGCGGCCTCCACGAGGACATGGTGACGCGCCTCGCCCGCACGCGCGAGCTCGCCCAGGGCTTCACGGACGGCGTCCCCATCAAGGACCGCGCTGCCCTGCCCGAGATCGTCGCGCCGGACAAGCCGCAGCGCCGGCGCGGGGGAGGCGCTCCCGCGGGGATCGCCCGGGTCCTGTGGCTCGCCCGCACGGTCGCGCGCCACGCGTTCGCCCCGCTCAGCCCGGCCGCGAGCCGCGGTCCGGAGGCGCACCTCTCGTTCGAGGACGCCCGCTGGTGGGTCGTCCCCTCGTTCGACAGCGTCCTCGTGTCCAACGCGGAGGGGTCGGCCGCGCTCCTGCACCGCCGCGATCCGGCGCTCTTCCGCCGCATGCTGTGGACGAGCATCGTGCTCCGCTGGCGCATCCTCGCCCGTTGGCCGCAGCTCAAGGCCGCGTACCGCGCGGCCCTGCCCACGGTCACGAGCCCGGAGACCTGGGCCCGCACCTTCGGCGTCGACCAGCCGACGGCCCCGCGTCGGAAGCGCTAG
- a CDS encoding GtrA family protein, whose product MDQHAHDVDDPREQTPPPGILLRLIKDERVAFLLVGGFNTVLGTAWFALFYLLWEHLIPYPVVLIIAWAVQLPVSFTLHRKLVFKVSGNLLPDFSRYTLVNLVPLLANMLLLPLVVETTPLEPIVAQVLVTIVITVATYTGHKFFSFRRPRDEAVR is encoded by the coding sequence ATGGACCAGCACGCGCACGACGTCGACGATCCCCGCGAGCAGACCCCGCCCCCGGGCATCCTGCTCCGGCTGATCAAGGACGAGCGCGTCGCGTTCCTGCTGGTCGGCGGCTTCAACACCGTCCTCGGCACGGCGTGGTTCGCGCTGTTCTACCTGCTGTGGGAGCACCTGATCCCGTACCCCGTCGTCCTGATCATCGCGTGGGCGGTGCAGCTCCCGGTCTCGTTCACCCTGCACCGGAAGCTCGTCTTCAAGGTGAGCGGCAACCTCCTCCCGGACTTCTCGCGCTACACGCTCGTGAACCTGGTGCCGCTGCTCGCCAACATGCTGCTGCTGCCGCTGGTGGTCGAGACCACGCCCCTCGAGCCGATCGTCGCCCAGGTCCTCGTGACCATCGTGATCACCGTGGCGACCTACACGGGCCACAAGTTCTTCTCGTTCCGCCGGCCGCGCGACGAGGCCGTCCGCTGA
- a CDS encoding O-antigen ligase family protein: MTRPARLPLPDRLPDLLGSARFSAALTHCILGTAVLSHAIRSTMGWAGLVAIVTVLVAMAAGSLAAKRGDWEWRGLLPISLLVLVGWCAATLLWTAYQPDAVGGVLYLAASAFLAVYVGVVRDLIQIVRAAGDVLRLVLVSSLALEVLAGLLIDGPIPFLGIRGALERLGPIQGLLGERNALGIVALVAAVTFAVELMTRSVSRGRGVFSLVVALLVASLTRSSVILGTFLVLVVAAIAILGLRHLARQARPLANSAVLVLAAIAAVLVVAFRSPVLQVLQARPDYLQRVALWREMLRLIDLNTIEGWGYVGFWRLDAYPYTALDLVSRGAQETGRNAYLDIYLQAGLVGLVLFAAFCALALGRSWVLATTKRGVGYVWTALVLVVLVVASLAESVTIVEWGWVLLVICAVKAAQGRSWRHGLPEQHRPG; the protein is encoded by the coding sequence ATGACCCGTCCCGCCCGCCTGCCGCTCCCGGACCGCCTGCCCGACCTCCTCGGGTCGGCCCGCTTCTCCGCCGCCCTCACCCACTGCATCCTCGGCACGGCCGTCCTGTCGCACGCGATCCGGTCCACCATGGGCTGGGCCGGGCTCGTGGCGATCGTCACGGTGCTCGTGGCGATGGCCGCGGGATCCCTCGCGGCGAAGCGCGGCGACTGGGAGTGGCGGGGCCTCCTGCCCATCTCGCTGCTGGTGCTGGTGGGGTGGTGCGCGGCGACGCTCCTCTGGACGGCGTACCAGCCGGACGCGGTCGGGGGCGTGCTCTACCTCGCGGCGTCCGCGTTCCTCGCGGTGTACGTGGGCGTCGTCCGCGACCTGATCCAGATCGTGCGGGCGGCCGGGGACGTGCTGCGGCTGGTGCTGGTGTCGTCCCTCGCCCTCGAGGTGCTCGCGGGGCTCCTCATCGACGGCCCCATCCCCTTCCTCGGGATCCGCGGGGCGCTCGAGCGCCTCGGCCCGATCCAGGGGCTGCTCGGCGAGCGCAACGCCCTCGGGATCGTGGCCCTCGTCGCCGCCGTGACGTTCGCGGTCGAGCTCATGACGCGATCGGTCTCGCGCGGCCGCGGCGTCTTCTCCCTGGTCGTCGCGCTCCTCGTGGCCTCGCTCACGCGATCGTCGGTGATCCTCGGCACGTTCCTCGTGCTCGTCGTCGCCGCCATCGCGATCCTCGGCCTCCGCCACCTCGCGCGTCAGGCCCGGCCCCTGGCCAACAGCGCTGTGCTGGTGCTCGCCGCCATCGCGGCCGTGCTGGTCGTGGCGTTCCGCTCCCCCGTGCTGCAGGTGCTGCAGGCGCGGCCCGACTACCTGCAGCGCGTGGCGCTCTGGCGGGAGATGCTGCGCCTCATCGACCTCAACACGATCGAGGGCTGGGGCTACGTCGGGTTCTGGCGGCTCGACGCGTACCCGTACACGGCGCTCGACCTCGTCAGCCGCGGCGCCCAGGAGACCGGCCGCAACGCCTACCTCGACATCTACCTGCAGGCGGGGCTCGTCGGGCTCGTGCTGTTCGCCGCGTTCTGCGCCCTCGCGCTCGGACGCTCCTGGGTGCTGGCGACCACCAAGCGCGGCGTCGGCTACGTCTGGACGGCACTCGTGCTCGTCGTCCTCGTGGTCGCCTCGCTCGCGGAGAGCGTCACGATCGTGGAGTGGGGCTGGGTCCTGCTCGTGATCTGCGCCGTCAAGGCCGCGCAGGGCCGCAGCTGGCGCCACGGGCTGCCGGAGCAGCACCGGCCCGGGTGA
- a CDS encoding O-antigen ligase family protein, with product MPTASRRALRSFATFVLVTTFAGDMWRDSLSWWGFGAIALAVLVTSVTLLVRARPLPRVRVLPIPLLAFTGIAVLSIAWSQYRPESALGVLIQLSTSIAALTLVVLLSWSEIVQGLGRAFRIILGLSLAFELFVAVVVRGPVMPFFTDYGPRAPAAFAWTRGEILSGGRIQGVVGNANLLAMVALLGLIVFSLQYAARTVRRRDAGIWILVALLTLTLTGSSTVLVALIMTVIVAALALVARRVGIRGRLVLAAGVAVAAVVGAGVVATRTAEVFELLGRSPDLTGRFQIWESVLGLAQQHPVVGWGWIGYWAPWVRPFQGLAVRSGVTYLQAHDAYLDVLLQVGAVGLLAFACFIMTTYVRSWWAAIDRPQHRRDRVEPYSTLALAPLLLMTALVVQSLAESRLLYEGNWLLLVVIAIATKSGMVAREEVPGPDDARRRPVLPETPSATAVTPRPPVDAPIPAAVPSASAPSAAADPRVA from the coding sequence ATGCCCACCGCCAGCCGCCGAGCCCTCCGGAGCTTCGCGACCTTCGTCCTCGTCACCACGTTCGCGGGTGACATGTGGCGCGACAGCCTCAGCTGGTGGGGCTTCGGTGCCATCGCGCTCGCCGTGCTGGTCACCTCCGTCACCCTGCTGGTCCGCGCTCGGCCGCTGCCGCGCGTGCGCGTGCTGCCGATCCCGCTGCTCGCGTTCACGGGGATCGCCGTGCTGTCCATCGCGTGGTCGCAGTACCGGCCGGAGTCGGCGCTCGGCGTCCTCATCCAGCTGTCGACGTCCATCGCGGCGCTGACGCTCGTCGTCCTGCTGTCGTGGTCGGAGATCGTGCAGGGACTCGGCCGCGCGTTCCGCATCATCCTCGGGCTGTCGCTCGCCTTCGAGCTCTTCGTCGCGGTCGTGGTGCGCGGGCCCGTCATGCCGTTCTTCACCGACTATGGGCCCCGCGCGCCGGCCGCATTCGCGTGGACCCGCGGGGAGATCCTCAGCGGCGGTCGGATCCAGGGCGTCGTCGGCAACGCGAACCTGCTCGCCATGGTGGCGCTGCTCGGCCTCATCGTCTTCTCCCTGCAGTACGCGGCGCGCACGGTCCGCCGCCGCGACGCCGGCATCTGGATCCTCGTGGCCCTCCTGACCCTGACGCTCACCGGCAGCTCCACGGTCCTGGTCGCGCTCATCATGACGGTGATCGTCGCCGCGCTCGCGCTCGTCGCCCGACGCGTCGGCATCCGCGGGCGGCTCGTGCTGGCGGCCGGCGTGGCCGTGGCGGCCGTGGTCGGCGCGGGCGTCGTCGCCACGCGCACGGCCGAGGTGTTCGAGCTCCTCGGCCGCTCCCCCGACCTCACGGGCCGGTTCCAGATCTGGGAGTCCGTGCTGGGCCTCGCGCAGCAGCACCCCGTCGTCGGCTGGGGCTGGATCGGCTACTGGGCGCCCTGGGTGCGCCCGTTCCAGGGCCTCGCCGTCCGCAGCGGCGTCACGTACCTGCAGGCCCACGACGCGTACCTCGACGTCCTCCTGCAGGTGGGGGCCGTCGGGCTCCTCGCCTTCGCCTGCTTCATCATGACCACCTACGTGCGCTCGTGGTGGGCCGCCATCGACCGTCCGCAGCACCGCAGGGACCGCGTCGAGCCGTACTCCACCCTCGCGCTCGCGCCGCTGCTGCTCATGACCGCGCTGGTCGTGCAGAGCCTCGCCGAGAGCCGGCTGCTGTACGAGGGCAACTGGCTGCTGCTCGTCGTCATCGCGATCGCCACGAAGTCCGGCATGGTCGCGCGCGAGGAGGTCCCGGGGCCCGACGACGCGCGCCGCCGTCCGGTGCTGCCCGAGACGCCGTCGGCCACCGCGGTCACCCCGCGCCCCCCGGTCGATGCCCCGATCCCCGCGGCCGTCCCCTCCGCCTCGGCGCCGTCCGCCGCCGCCGACCCCCGCGTCGCCTGA
- a CDS encoding acyl-CoA dehydrogenase family protein has protein sequence MSLTPLIGDFYGYENRLGDREKESLADLRAYLGAEVRPHVNGLWARAEFPRHVVAGLAERGIFGMPYPETRPFENSAVYRGWAALELGRVDASIATLVGMQSGLVMGSVAVAGSAEQRAEWLPRFASGEILGSFGLTEPLSGSDSARGLRTIATRRGDEWSITGSKRWIGNGTVSDVTVIWAKDADDGQVKGFLVPNDSPGFRATRIEDKQALRIVQNADIELDGVIVPEANRLQNGTSFADTAAVLRLTRAEVAWAAIGISVGAYEAAVAYTGERQQFGKPLGAHQLIQDLLVRSLGNITASIGLATRASEMVDEGTQSDEHSALAKAYATSRMRETVAWCREAFGGNGIVLDYDVARFFADAEAIYSYEGTREMNTLIVGRAITGHAAFV, from the coding sequence GTGTCCCTCACCCCCCTCATCGGCGACTTCTACGGCTACGAGAACCGGCTCGGCGACCGGGAGAAGGAATCCCTCGCCGACCTCCGCGCCTACCTCGGGGCCGAGGTCCGGCCGCACGTCAACGGGCTCTGGGCCCGCGCCGAGTTCCCCCGGCACGTGGTCGCCGGCCTCGCCGAGCGCGGGATCTTCGGCATGCCCTACCCCGAGACGCGCCCCTTCGAGAACTCGGCCGTGTACCGCGGCTGGGCGGCGCTGGAGCTCGGCCGCGTCGACGCGAGCATCGCGACCCTCGTGGGCATGCAGAGCGGGCTCGTGATGGGCAGCGTCGCCGTCGCCGGGTCCGCCGAGCAGCGCGCCGAGTGGCTGCCGCGCTTCGCGTCGGGCGAGATCCTCGGCTCCTTCGGGCTCACCGAGCCGCTGTCCGGATCCGACTCCGCCCGGGGCCTGCGCACGATCGCGACGCGGCGCGGCGACGAGTGGAGCATCACGGGATCCAAGCGCTGGATCGGCAACGGCACCGTGAGCGACGTCACCGTCATCTGGGCGAAGGACGCCGACGACGGCCAGGTGAAGGGCTTCCTCGTCCCGAACGACTCCCCCGGATTCCGGGCGACGCGGATCGAGGACAAGCAGGCCCTCCGCATCGTGCAGAACGCGGACATCGAGCTCGACGGCGTGATCGTGCCGGAGGCGAACCGCCTCCAGAACGGCACGTCGTTCGCCGACACGGCCGCGGTGCTGCGCCTCACGCGCGCCGAGGTGGCGTGGGCCGCCATCGGCATCTCGGTCGGCGCGTACGAGGCCGCCGTCGCGTACACGGGCGAGCGCCAGCAGTTCGGCAAGCCGCTCGGCGCGCACCAGCTCATCCAGGACCTCCTCGTCCGCAGCCTCGGCAACATCACGGCGTCGATCGGCCTGGCGACGCGCGCGTCCGAGATGGTCGACGAGGGCACGCAGTCCGACGAGCACTCGGCCCTCGCGAAGGCGTACGCCACGAGCCGGATGCGCGAGACCGTCGCCTGGTGCCGGGAGGCGTTCGGCGGCAACGGCATCGTGCTCGACTACGACGTGGCGCGCTTCTTCGCCGACGCCGAGGCCATCTACTCCTACGAGGGCACCCGCGAGATGAACACGCTCATCGTCGGCCGCGCGATCACGGGGCACGCGGCCTTCGTCTGA